The Glycine max cultivar Williams 82 chromosome 17, Glycine_max_v4.0, whole genome shotgun sequence genome contains the following window.
GTGAGGAGAGATAACCAAAGCAGCCATGCATGGCTTGCAGCTCAAGCACTTGTTGACACACTTTGGAGGCCTTGACCCCAATACTAATTTCTTTTGCTTCAGAACCTTGCCACCATCTTTCGCTGAAGCTGACCCTACTGTTCAACAAGTTAAGTCAAGAACATAAAGTTAAGTTAATCACACCAAGTAATGAAATGATACCCCAAGGGTAACTAAATTAACCTTAGAATTATTCCATCATGTTGACATAGAAATATTTGGACAATCATGATGGGTATGTTTTTACCTGAATTAGAAGGAAATAACGTGAGAGAAATTATGAGAATCAGAGTCACTGAAGTTTTTAGTCCATTGAGGTATACTTTTGGCGAATCCATCAGtctattagaaaaagaaaaaagaagtaatGATCAGCAAAAAGAAGTTTGAagatggggttttgggagaaagAAGTAGGAAGGAATGAATGGCTTTgtgcaataataataataataatagggaTGAAAAGGAGTTTTGGTATTGAATAATATCGTTTGGTACAATACAATACAATATGCATCCCATCAATTTTTGAATGGTCCCAGATAAAGGAGTTTGGTCTTTGAAGAGAAACAGGTGCTCTGACTCGAGGTTTTCAGCGTGAATGACCGAAGTCACAgtttcttttcatcttttgcTGGCTGAATTGACTACCCTATGCAAACTTTTGAAATTATTGAAGTACTACACCATCTTTCCCTTGTCATCATATAAGGAGTGGACATGAGGTTTTGGTCATTTGCACTTGGCTCTGCTCCTCAATAATACTATTACTAATACTACTATTCTATGTTACCAGTCTACAGTGTTTGCCTCTACACAAGAAACAGCAAATGCAAATCAAGAAATCAATTCGATTAGTATTTATTTGCATTCCGAAAGGGACCACTTCATTGAATGGAAGCCTGAATCCCAAATTTGCTAGCTAGGCCTCCCATTATCCCATTGTATTTTTTCTCTGAAAACACGTACGGCTTCATTTGGAACATGTCCTATTAATACTGTTATAAAAGATGTATCTGCATTTAACGTGCAAAACCAACAGATGTTTCTCCGTAAATCTTGAAGAATCAGAACTACCAAGATAATATAATTACTACATAGGAATGTAAAGAGAGCGAAAAATCTTAATCTCTAATATAATTCCAGccataattcttaattaataacCAACTATATTACAAACAATTATACCACCAAGCGCGTAGATTTAACTGGTGCAGAAGTTATAAACTATATTCTGTTTGAACAGAATTACCTCCagtattttagtataaaaaaaaacactaaaaaaacaattatagaaCACACACATACGCTTACAAGTTACAGATATTAAtcactgatatatatatatatatataattgattgtcGACGTTGATTACAGATTAAATACCACTTCAAAATTAAGTTCTCATGAACAACGTGAACGTGTAACAGACAAGGAATATAATTAAGTGTGTGTTTGAGAGTCAATTACGTTGAACATAATTGATGTTTTTTCCAATCCAACAGAAGAATTACTTCTATGTTTAATGTTTCAAATGCATATAAACGACCATTTAAAAACTTTCTAACTTTTATCTAAACATATCCTAAATTGTGTCATTGTGtggatgatattttttatttgaagttgGATAACCTGCAGCGCTTTGGTCTTTGGCAGAGATATGTAATCAATGAAGTACTACTATTATTAGATGATGAGAGATTCCACTGACTTGAAGGTGTAGTGGTGTCgcttcaatgtttttttttttttttgtgtagtgTGCCACTCGTGTCCATAATATCTGCTCAATGCTggtaatatttttagttatcgCGGGCATTTATAAGTCACGCAAGGATAACACCAAGCTTTCAACCTCAAACATCTATTCAAGATATAGGTAGAATCACTATTCAAGACTcgttggaaataaaattcattaaagcATTTTCCTTAAATACATGCATGTAAAATCTGATACTAATGTCTTAAATACTTTTGCAATAGATTACTAACTATAGTTTCACTGTTGTGCCATATATTATTATCACTATTATTACCGGTTGAAAAACAAGTACTCCGTATCTTGAGTTTTAACtgtctttttttagttaaatatagTTGTAATAATTGTCATATTAAAAAGctattaaacaataattatttgtgagttttaaaagtatttaaattaaGGATACATTAAAGATAACAATGTGTATACAAAATtggataattgtttttattaatagttatagattattattattccttAATCTTTCTATTTAAATATTCTCTTGTGTAGAATGCACGAGAGTTTTGTGTTTGGTCGAGttttatactatatatatgcattgaatttgaaggggaaaaaaagactgtaaaacataaatatattttttattcctaaaaaaataaagagattcaATATATGTATAAGATTTAGATAAAACATTATAAGACATAAATTAAAGCTAAATTATACAGAAAATATCACAATAACAAGACCAATACTCATATAAGACATAAAACTCCATAATTTAGAGTCACTAAAACTCataatttagagtaaattttaTTCTTGAAGTCACGAGCTTAAAGTCATAACGAGTAAGCACCATTTGATAAAGATAACAGAACATTTCATTTAGAAATATAGATaagtagtgatttttttttggtacaagtAGTGATAAATTGACTTTGTGTatctatataattaattttagaaaacaatctgttttaaattaataattatttttcaaaaataaattgatcAAACACGCACTACATAGTTGACTAAAAcctgaataatattttgtattatattttatatgttgtgTAATATGGTATCAACGTGGCACTGACCCGGTTGAGGTTATGATAAGGAAAACAGATAAGATTGTTATTACTGGCTTGAGTAAGATGATCAAGATTAGCTCAGCACCATTGGGTTATGTTCTTCTCCAAATCGAGACCTATATGCACAAGTTCCCCACCGGAACCCCGCAATATAATTCCCAACTGTACTCTGCAATTTAGCATCACTTCTTGGTTACGAAAGTTGCATTAAAAAGAAAAcgtaaaagttatatttttaaaactttctttCTATCATAATCCACATGCTACTCACTCTTCTACGTACGGGGTATAATATGCCATAAGTGAAGTCTTCTCGTTAatcaaatttgttccaaattagTACGCAAGACAACTTGTTCTATAATTTCTTTTGTGTAATATGGCatgattttaaattgtggttgCAATCACAATCATGATATGATTGCGATGAATCGACCTTTATGTTACTGTTGTAGattataatttaaaaccttggcCTAGGGTATTCCTGTTGAAGAGACAGACTAAATTCTCAAAATATAGAAATTCACATAGAAGATTGACTTTTTCCACTAAACACTCTTTCGTACACATGAATGTGAATAATGAATCTCTAAAGTCTTAAACACTTGCTTAATTTATCTGCCAATTATAAGTAAAACTTGATCTATTACTATTTTGCAAAGAAATGAAGGGAAGAGATGTCAGCATGCATGGAGCCACATGGCAAGAAGCCAACTTATTCAAAAGTAGTAGCCCTGGTAGTGGGAAGGCACAGAGAGCAGCGAGTGATCTGAAAAGTCCATTGCATGTGCAGCGTCTTTGCTCatgccttttttttagtagGACAAAGTGAAGAAAAGACTTTGAGCAGTTGTTGCAGATAATAGTTCCTGTACAAAGTATCATTTTCTAACAGCAGACACATTTTCTCACACAACAATCCCCTCCATATCTTGCCACTCACAGCAAAGAAAGTTTATTGTGCTGTTGTACTATTAATCATTTCCCCTCTCCTTCCACTTCCAGAAACAATATCCTCTCTATGTCAATGTGATTGGTGCACCTTAAtttgtccttttattttttgaaagtttgaaGCAAATTGAGACGCCTTTTATCACTATTGCCATTCCATCAACGTATGGGCAACCCTTTCTTGGAACCAAAGAGAACCCACCATTGCAAGTcccaacacaacacaacaccttagcaccccatgcgccaTGATCATGCATGAAGCAGTGGTACTTCTATCGAAAAAGTGGCAATACGGTAACCAAAGGTGTCATATACTAGTAATTAACAAAGGCTACTGTTTCACCTTACCCTCAACGAATTATTAATGTGCGTACTCCTAATTGTAAAGGGTCGTCACTTagcatttgaagaaaaaatacagACATCACAAATTGTTTTCATACCATCATTGCCTATGATGGCTTTCCGTTTGCATTATATAACTTCTAAACAGGATTTCCGGTCATTTCCATTTGCTATACCCTGAAAGAAATAACTAATGCGGAATGTGACAAGTGACAACCACAAAAGATActacatgaaacaaaaattaaaaaaagatactacatgaaacaaaaattaaaagtttgtttGCTTTActcattttcacttttcaatgtaaggtgtagtattaaaaagctaaaaacaCTTTGGTTAAAAAGAAGAGACTAAAAAACACCTAAACcaaatatgcatttttttaacccTCGGCCGACTAATCCCTCAAGTCCGTTATGGTACTTGTGAAATTTAGAAATCAAATCTCAAATTACATGCTTAAGagacaaaattatttatcaatcatGTCACATCTCTCAAGTTACGACACGACACTTATGAGATCTAGAAATCAAATCTCAAACTACATGCTTAagaaatacaattatttatcaATCATGTCACATCGTCTAATAAGTATGTTCATACAGTAATTGTCTTTTAAATACAATACTATTAAGTTAAATACATAAACTATATGGTGTGGTAATAAGATGTGTTAAACTCACCACGAGTTTCTAAAGCaacaaataatttctttatGGTAATTTTCCCATGATTTTCATGATGCAACAAATGGTTGCTTTTGTAGTAATTTGATCatgattttgtatttaattttctacTACCCGTACCAAACACACTACTCAAGTCTATccctaaaaagtaaaaactgtaAAACATGTTTGATCTAAATTCTAAACGTCAAATATgtcaaaagtaattaatttatcaaagaaGGTTAAGAGTTTTGAACAACAATCCAACCTACCACCTTCTCTGCAATCCAAATTCACTTCACGAGTATAAGATTACATTATTCACAAcatagaaaacaataaataataacgACAAGATAGGTGCAAGTGAAATtgcattcttaattttttattattgaagacAAGCAAAGTGGTCTGCTGAGTACAATTCAAAAGCAAGACAAGCCTATAAAAACAAGGACTTGATttaaaagggaagaaaaaaaatagcaacAAATGGATGCCCTGCTACCACACCAAAGCCCTTGAATATGAGTTACCTAGCCTTAAAATTGCACAACATAACCACCCTGACAAGACCGGAGTAAAACAAGCTAAAGCCTCTTCCACACTCTAAGTCATGGTGAAGAGCGATTGGTATAAACTAAAAAGACAGAAGACTTAAAAAGACATGAACTTAAGCTTAAGTCTAAGTAAACATTATGCAAATGTGCGACAGAAGCTAAAGCATGTTATTTATTGTCAACATCCAGCAGTACAAAATAAGACCTAGCATAAGCATGCACAAACCAAGACTTAGTAACTGTATTCTCAGGGGACCCTAGTCATGAAAGAAGAGGCCCCAGTAAGCCAAGGCCTAAAGGGTTTAAGTTGGAACAAGCATTTCGAAATGCTTGCGAAAAAAATGGGTCATAAAGGAACAAGCCAAAGTTCCCTGGAAAACAACCAATCACCAAACTGCCACCAATCCACCCTTGATAGAAATATCAGCCAAAATGTATGCTGAATGTGACCTGTACAATTCTATCTCCTTCCCTGATTTAGCcagttttatttgtttctagTTTCTAACATGATTAAGCCAGAATATCACATCTCCACAACTTCTCCACTAGCAACTCCATTGTGCTGCTGCCAATTGAATTGCAGTTTTGAAGATTCAATCCCAGCAAGGTCTGGCCCAATTTGGTCAGGAAAGGCGCACTCTTGTTTGATACATCAGAACAACCAGACAAGGAAAGCACTTGCAAGCTAGGCAGACTGGCCCTTGAGAGAAGGGCGATACCGGCATCGGAGATTGCACACTTTGACACATCTAGATCATTAAGCACTAGGAAGTTGTTTGCAATTGCAACCAAGCTTGCATCAGTAATTTTCCAGCATCCATCAAGATTTAGTACTTCAAGTGTTCCACCATGTAGCCTGGCCAAGGCTGAGACTACCTTATCTGTCAAGTTCCAGCAACCAGTGAGGTTTACATTGACAAGTCCAGCCTCACAATTCTCCAAAAGGGGGAGAAGACCAGCATCAGTTATGCCATAGAGTCCAGTCAGATTAAGATGCTGAAGTCGGGGACACAATTTTCCAATCATGGCCAGGCTAGCACTACCAAAACCAGGGCACTTTTGAATGACTAAAGATCGAAGAGACTCACAAGGAGAAAGCATACACACTTCCATATCGATATCTTTGACTCCCATGCACTTCACAAGGGAAAGAGATTTCAATTTCGTTTTGATGTTTGCAAGGGCAACAATAATCCCAGACTGAGTGAACCTGTTGCACTCCTCCAGCTGCAAGCTCTCAAGAGATACTGCAGCTTTGGCAAATGCTACCAATCCACTGTCAGAA
Protein-coding sequences here:
- the LOC102667008 gene encoding EPIDERMAL PATTERNING FACTOR-like protein 8 isoform X1; amino-acid sequence: MGCILLMDSPKVYLNGLKTSVTLILIISLTLFPSNSVGSASAKDGGKVLKQKKLVLGSRPPKCVNKCLSCKPCMAALVISPHHRDGHTHKAKTVQRDEGYYLLSWKCKCGNKFFQP
- the LOC102667008 gene encoding EPIDERMAL PATTERNING FACTOR-like protein 8 isoform X2, with protein sequence MGCILLMDSPKVYLNGLKTSVTLILIISLTLFPSNSGSASAKDGGKVLKQKKLVLGSRPPKCVNKCLSCKPCMAALVISPHHRDGHTHKAKTVQRDEGYYLLSWKCKCGNKFFQP